GCACATGCGTGTTCGGGGCGGTCCAGCCGCCGTCGGCGAGTTCGCCGTGGCCCGGCCGCCAGGCGCGGTCCGCGGCGAGCAGCAGATCCGCGTCGAGGAGCGAGTCGCCGGCGGCGAGGATCTGCTCCACCCCGGTGCGGCGGGCCACTTCGCGCACCGCCGCGCTCTTGGTGAGCGGCTGCGGTACGGCGTAGATCTTGCGGCCCTGCAGTGAGACGGTCCAGCCGCGGCCCTCGGCCCACTCGGCGAGCTCCTTCACCCAGCCCTCGGGCAGCAGCGTGCGCTCGACGACGAGATAGGCGAAGAGGTCTTCGGCGATCCGCTCCTTGAGCAGCCAGGCGGGGTCGGCGGCGGCGAGGAGATGGGCGCGGACCTCGTCGAGCGAAGCGCACTCGTCCGCGAGCCTGGCGGCGACCTGCCGCTGCCAGTCCGGGTCGGAGACGCCGTCGACAAGGAGGTGCCCGCCGTTGGCGCAGATCGCGAACTCGGCTGCGGGGCCCGGGAGATGGATGCGGTGGTACTGCTCACGGGTGCGGGTCGTGGTCGGCACGAAGACGGTGTCGGCGGCGAGCCGCGTCAGCAGTCCGGCGGCGGTCTCGGTGACGTACGACAGCGGCTTGCTCTCGTACACCTCGACGCAGAGCAGTCGGGGGGCCTCCGCGTCCGGCATGCGCAGATCGAGCGCGGCGGTGGAGTAGATGAGCGTGCGGTCGAGATCGCTCGCGACGAGCGTGTTCACCGTGGTGCTCACAGGGCCGACACCGCCTTGCCGTCCGCGCCGGTGGCTCCGCGGGTGTACTGGGGGTGGATCAACCCGACACAGGTGTACGGGAGTTCGTCGACCTCCTCGACCGGTACGCCGCGCTGTTCGGCGAGCAGCCGGACATGGTCGAGGTCGGCGCCCGCGTCGCGCTTGGCGAGGATCTTCCAGGGGACGCGGCGGAGCAGTACGCGCGTGGTCTCACCGACGCCCGGCTTGACGAGGTTCACATCGTGGATGCCGTACTCCTCGCTGATCCGCTCGACGGCCGCCCAGCCCTCCCAGGTGGGGGCGCGGTCCGCCGAGAGCAGCTCCTTGACCTCGGCGTCGACGGCTTCCACGACCTCGTCGAAGCGGGCGGCGACGGTGTCCAGGAAGTACTCCGAGACATCGCCGTCGGCGAGCTCGCGGTAGAACTTCGCGCCGTGGAAGTCGTGCGGGCCGACGAGATCGGCGCGCAGGACCGTACGCGAGATCAGGCCGGAGACAGTGGAGTTGAGGCAGGCGGAGGGGATGAGGAAGTCCTCGCGGGTGCCGTAGGTGCCGACGCAGCCGCCGGGGTCGGCGAGGACCGCGATCTCGGGGTTGAAGCCGGCGAACTCCTCCAGCGCCTCTGCCAGTTCGCGGGTGATCGCGCCCTTGCCGGTCCAGCCGTCGACGAAGACGACGTCGGCCGGGTCGTGGTGCTGCTGGAGCCAGCGCAGGGCATTGCTGTCGATACCGCGGCCGCGCACGATGGACACGGCGTAGTGCGGCAGGTCCAGTCCGTGCCGGTGCTGGGCCCAGCGGCGCATCAGTACGCCCACGGGGGTGCCGGCCCGGGCCAGCGAGACGAGCACGGGGCGCGGGGAGCGTTCGGCGAGGACGGTCTCGGTGACGGTACCGACGGCGCGGGCGATCCGGGCGGCGGAGGTGTCCAGGGCGGCCTTGAACAGCTCCTGGTACTCGGCGCTCGGCTGGTACTCGACGGGCAGCGACTCGGCGTAGTGCGCGCCACCGCTCTGTATCGCCTCCTCGCGTTCCTCGGTCGGGGCCTCCAGCTCGGCCTCGGAGAGGTCCTGGAGCAGCCAGCCGACGTCTTCGGGGGCGTAGGAGGAGAAGGCGGGGCCGCGGAGGGGCTCGGGGAGCATGAAAGCCCTTTCAGGTACGTAACTCGGCACGACGGCCAGGACGACGTGCGGAATGTGCGCGGCGAGCTGGGCCAACAGGCCGTCGGGGGCGTGCAGTCGGGGGGTGTCGGCGGCCGAGTCGACGACAGCGACGACGGCGTCGAAGCCGGCGCCCGCGACGTTGTAGGCGTACCGCTCGCCGGGGCCGTCGGCAGGGTCGTCGTGAGCGGGGAAGACGAGCCGGCTGCGTATGGCGTAGCCGGGGTCGTCGACGGCGAGCACGGGTGAGCGGGTGGTGGTCGAGTACCGGACGTCGGCATCGAGGAGGCGCTCAAGGGCGGTGCCGAGCCGGAGGGGCGCGTACATCAACTCCTCGAAGCCGAGGACGAGTACGCGGGGCGGGGTCGCGGTGGCCCG
The Streptomyces lunaelactis genome window above contains:
- a CDS encoding HAD family hydrolase; the protein is MSTTVNTLVASDLDRTLIYSTAALDLRMPDAEAPRLLCVEVYESKPLSYVTETAAGLLTRLAADTVFVPTTTRTREQYHRIHLPGPAAEFAICANGGHLLVDGVSDPDWQRQVAARLADECASLDEVRAHLLAAADPAWLLKERIAEDLFAYLVVERTLLPEGWVKELAEWAEGRGWTVSLQGRKIYAVPQPLTKSAAVREVARRTGVEQILAAGDSLLDADLLLAADRAWRPGHGELADGGWTAPNTHVLQETGVAAGEEILRRFGLAATPPGA
- a CDS encoding phosphoribosyltransferase, which translates into the protein MWSGAWVAERLGVGLVGDEELDDLLGLALRRNPRRAHLLVSNVLGKHVPQSPAVVYGAGFGLGERVRELLGDAAAARAVVLGYAETATGLGHSVADGVGLAPYLHSTRRPVEGVERAGGFEESHSHATSHLLLPEDAALLAGRGPLVLVDDEFSTGNTILNTIRNLHERYPRERYVIVALVDMRSPQDRARLTDFAREIGARVDLVALASGTVRLPDGVLEKGQALVAEFEATGGSAAAAPAGAAEAVGGEQVRDRAATDAAAPVRVDLGWPAGVPDGGRHGFTPAHREQLEAALPRMAARVAEALGERATATPPRVLVLGFEELMYAPLRLGTALERLLDADVRYSTTTRSPVLAVDDPGYAIRSRLVFPAHDDPADGPGERYAYNVAGAGFDAVVAVVDSAADTPRLHAPDGLLAQLAAHIPHVVLAVVPSYVPERAFMLPEPLRGPAFSSYAPEDVGWLLQDLSEAELEAPTEEREEAIQSGGAHYAESLPVEYQPSAEYQELFKAALDTSAARIARAVGTVTETVLAERSPRPVLVSLARAGTPVGVLMRRWAQHRHGLDLPHYAVSIVRGRGIDSNALRWLQQHHDPADVVFVDGWTGKGAITRELAEALEEFAGFNPEIAVLADPGGCVGTYGTREDFLIPSACLNSTVSGLISRTVLRADLVGPHDFHGAKFYRELADGDVSEYFLDTVAARFDEVVEAVDAEVKELLSADRAPTWEGWAAVERISEEYGIHDVNLVKPGVGETTRVLLRRVPWKILAKRDAGADLDHVRLLAEQRGVPVEEVDELPYTCVGLIHPQYTRGATGADGKAVSAL